One segment of Paenibacillus sp. FSL R7-0337 DNA contains the following:
- a CDS encoding tRNA-dihydrouridine synthase yields the protein MINNFWRELPRPFFILAPMEDVTDVVFRHVVNAAGRPDVFFTEFVNTESYAHPEGKQAVRGRLTFTEDEQPMVAHIWGDKPEYFRKMSISMAEEGFKGIDLNMGCPVANVAENGKGSGLICRPDTAAEIIQAAKAGGLPVSVKTRLGFSSVDEWRGWLTHILQQDIVNLSIHLRTREEMSKVDAHWELIPEIKKLRDEIAPHTLLTINGDIPDRETGLRLAAEYGVDGIMIGRGIFHNPFAFEQEPREHSSKELLDLLRLHLDLHDHYSALESRSYKPLPRFFKIYVRGFRGASELRNHLMNTKSTREVRALLDEFASKEQDGAEELGG from the coding sequence ATGATAAATAATTTCTGGCGTGAATTGCCACGCCCTTTCTTTATACTGGCCCCGATGGAGGATGTGACGGATGTGGTGTTTCGTCATGTGGTGAACGCGGCGGGCCGGCCGGATGTGTTTTTTACGGAGTTCGTGAATACAGAGAGCTATGCTCACCCGGAGGGGAAGCAGGCGGTGCGGGGGCGGTTAACCTTCACGGAGGATGAACAGCCGATGGTCGCCCATATTTGGGGGGACAAGCCGGAGTACTTCCGGAAGATGAGCATTAGTATGGCCGAAGAAGGCTTCAAGGGCATCGATCTGAACATGGGTTGTCCGGTAGCGAATGTAGCCGAGAATGGCAAGGGCAGCGGACTGATCTGCCGCCCGGACACCGCTGCGGAGATCATCCAAGCCGCCAAGGCTGGAGGGCTGCCGGTCAGCGTCAAGACCCGACTCGGATTCAGCAGCGTGGACGAATGGCGGGGCTGGTTGACCCATATTTTGCAGCAGGACATTGTGAATCTGTCCATCCATCTGCGTACGCGGGAGGAAATGAGCAAGGTGGATGCCCACTGGGAGCTGATTCCTGAGATCAAAAAGCTGCGGGATGAGATCGCGCCGCACACCCTGCTGACGATCAACGGGGACATACCGGACCGGGAGACGGGCCTGAGGCTTGCCGCAGAGTACGGAGTGGACGGGATTATGATCGGGCGCGGGATTTTTCATAATCCGTTTGCGTTCGAGCAGGAACCGAGGGAGCATAGCAGCAAGGAGCTCCTGGATCTGCTACGGCTGCACCTGGATCTCCATGACCACTATTCGGCGCTGGAATCACGTTCCTACAAGCCGCTGCCCCGCTTCTTCAAAATCTACGTCCGCGGCTTCCGCGGCGCCAGTGAACTCAGAAATCATCTAATGAACACCAAGTCCACCCGCGAGGTGCGTGCGCTGCTGGATGAATTCGCCAGCAAAGAGCAGGACGGTGCGGAGGAGCTTGGGGGTTAA